The segment GGCACTGTCAATCAGGTGTTAGAAAAAATTGACAGTTATGTATTCTTGCCTTGACCAGCCTACAGCAAACTGCAGTCCCTCAATACTTCTGCACAGCTCAGAAAGAACTAGCAGCATCCTTGACTACTGGACCAGTAGGAGAGAAGGCAAAGACCACAGAAACAAGTGTAATTCATGCCTTGGCATCCACCTTACAAAGGCTTTACAACCTTCTACATCACTGCATGCAGCTGGGGGTAGATCCTGCCCTGGAAGGCTGCTGGGGCCCTTTCTGTCTCTCAGAGTTTCTACATCTTATTAAGGGGAGACCACACTAGAGAACATagccaaaattatttccaaaaaataaccaaatcaaaacaaccatgcaaaaaaaaaaaaaaaaacccaaaaaacaaataagtaaaaaaggaaatgcataGAATTATTACTTGGTTTACTATAATTCAAggcattcttttaaaaaaatccaagtctTCCTACAAAGGCTAAATGACGTTTTTTGTCTACCATGTGCATCTACAGAAATGCACTACTTCAGGTAGTACAAGCTGCAAGATATTTTAATGGaagagcttttccttttctggtgTTCCATCATTccagtttttcaaaataatagGTAACTTGCCAGTGATTTCAAAATCTCAGATACCTGAGTCCCACTGGAACTGCTGTTGCTGCTTAAGTCTTAAacccacagggaaaaaaagtaatattatCTTGTAATTTGAGGTAGTCAGAGAGATTCAGAATGGCATGTACCTCTTTGCAGGGCCAGTTATTTTTTTGTACACCATGTACTTGACATGAATCAGATTAAGGAAATCCAAATAACAGTGGTTACAAAAGAATGAAGTTCAAATTGAGTTCAAATCCATCACCCACGTAATTCTGAATGCAGGTTTCCAAGGATTTTTGCTACTCTCCAGCTGCCTGTCAAGTGCACAAAGAAGGAAGCAACAGAGCTGTCTCTCTAAGCAGCATGCCAGACAGCTCCCAGACCGTTTCCACCCACTCCCACAGGTATTGCAGGGGCTGGTGGGGTGATGTTTCCTCCTTGGGTGCAATTCCTGTGTCTGTCAAACAGCCCCTACTCCAGATAAATGTATGTCAAAACATGACTTCTAGTGCAACACCCATGTCTTCAGATACATCTCAGCAGAAAGAGGAACTTATAGtaaaatctaaacaaaacaCTTGACACTTCTGCTATTGTTTTGCTGTTAAAGTGGGATTTTCACATGGAAAAACTTCCACAGTCTCCTTCCAGGCTCATGTCagcttgaattttctttttccccctctatcAGCTTGGTCACTAaacccaaaataataaaatgtcttGGTGCCCTTCTGTTTGCCAATACTACTCTTCCACTTGATGAGGAAGCCAGAAATTATAAAGGTACTTTGGAACTGCTGGACCAAGTGAATAGCTGAAAAAGCCAAGAGAAACACTGCTGTAATTCAGATGTGTGATGCAAAAAGCCCTTTAGGATacctttgaaaataaagcacagtGGTTAGTCTAACTTGTAACTGTTTATTGTAAATCACTCAAGAGTTTACACATCAATAATGGCAAAGTAACACTGTTAAAACACCTGctgaataaaatacagaataaagaCAACTCTTTTATATTACATGgcatcatttaaaaaacagaaaaaatatttcttttccagttctaCATCTATCTGGGAAATAGTTTCTGTTATCTTGACATCCCTGTCTTGCCCAGGGTGTAGAGTCATGCAGCTGGAAAACTGGCACACCCTCTCCAAGGGACAAGGCAATGACCTTCTTATAAATGGAAATCATGCCCATTATCTTCAAAAGTGCTCCAGTGCTTACAGTACAAATTCTTTCCCTTGCACTGGCTAACATGTAACACAAAGGGCTATATATATTTCCACATGCtccattaaatttttttttccttttttgatttTAAACAAGGCAACTGTTAAAATTCAGAAGCTATGTAactgtttttatatttttgctcAGAAACCAATGGATGTTGCATGCAGCTGAAATAATAGTAGATACCCTGACTTAGATAAAGGTCAGTTCTTTAAGACCTGCTAGTCAAtggcagaagaagaaattaaaaggctTCTTATGCTAAAGGAGGTAAAATATGCATGCATTGATGGCCATGACTGATTAGAGTATAACTCAGGTCATCAAACACTGAAGATGAAGCTTTATTTGGCTTAAGACATGGTTGAGGTGTACACATTTACAAATTACAATGTATGTGTGACAACAAAGGAATCATCTCAACACAGCATTAATTGGTATTCTGGCCCATATAGAGACTAATCTTCAACACAAAAGCCTGCTCAGCGATAAATGggtttcatatttatttttttcctattcacAGCAGCACACTGGGATGGCTAACAGGGCTACCAAAAAGAACACAGGTTTTCAAACTAACATCTAAATAAATTTAAGCTGATTTTTCCCTTTGGACATCCTGTTTTTCATCAATGCTGTTACTGTCCTGTCCATTAGACTGTACTCTAAACAGCACATTGGGGCCTGCCCCATCCCCTCAGGGAGATGTGTCTCAAAAGCACCTTTGATTAATAGTACAAACAAAAATCTCCCCTAACTGCAGGAAAGGTTAGCTCCTCCAATGTTTACCATGAACAAGCAAATTGCAGACAAAATCTAATCTCTCTCCTGCTAACTATAAGATTAAATAATATATAGCATTTTTACACTCAAGTTTGGACATAAGACAGCCAATACAGAAAAAGAGCTGGTACCAAATCTGTTCCTGGGGAAATTATTCGGCTCaactgatctgaaaaaaaataattttacccagaggaaaataaatccaCCACAGGCACGGGGGTGAATGCACACCCACCCACATGTATGACAGCATTGGCACAGAAAAGTATTACTTTTCAAGCACTGCCATCTCCAGTCCTTTCCTTGCGAGCCTGGATCATCTCCTTTGGAGCCTGCTTCCGGTCAGTGACCAACCCTAACCAGAACATGAAGTCAATGAACCAGGTGGTAGGGTTGAACTTCAAGCCCAGCTCACTGGCTGAGTAGTCAAATGGGAAGGTATGGTGGTAGTTGTGGAATCCCTCgcctgaaaaacagagaaaaaatttaaagacTACACTGCTGGCACATTTCTGAACTTATGAACTCACCTAGGTGGGATATTTCAGTGCTCATTTCCTAAGTCCTGAACCCAGTGCAAGTTACACTCCACCCCTGACTATAGGAAACCTCTGAGGCAGACCCACAATTGACTCAATTTCAGTATTTTGGTCTTCCTCCCAGTATGAAGGGCTATGTCCCACTCCTTACACTCAAGGGAATAAAATGACTGCTTCAAGAGGGAAGACACATAACCAAGTATGAAGCAGAATCACTAATTTCTGCTGTGTTGTCCCAGCTGACTGCTGAGAAGAGAGGATCGTTACTGTGAACACGTATCTACTACATGACAGTCTCTACAAGACACTACATGACATTATTTCAGAGTGGGCACCATTAGTAGAACAAGGGACCCGTCCTCTAGGATGTGCAAGATCTAGCCTCCTCACAGCCCTGGCTCCAAGTGGTGTCTAAAGCCCTCATCAAGGTGAAACAGGATGGGATGACATTCTGAGTCTGCAAAGCTACAGCATATATCCAGGGCTACAGCACTTACCAATAGCTCCCAGAGTGACAAACGTGTTCTGCCTGGGGTTGATATACTTGTCATAAGGGCGGTTGCCATACATGTGAGCAGCACTGTTGACCAGCCAGGTGACATTGAGGGAGATGGTGTACCGCAGTATGGAGGCAAGGAAGTAGGCATTCCACAGACTCTCACCCCAGAGATACCATGGTACAAAGGTAGGGATCACAAAACACATCAGCACAACTGAACTCTTGTAATACctgtggggaaagaaaaggacacCATTATCAGGGTGGGAATGATAGCTGGGGTGAAGTAGGGCTGGATCCCCAGAGACAAGGGTGTGCCAGAAACCCCTGGCATAACCTGGGCTGGGTCCAAAACTGGGGAAGCAGGGAACATTTCAAACGTCCACAATAATGGCATAATTTTTCAAAGTTCAATTCAAAACGATAAGCCAACATGAACCCCCAAAGCATCAGGTTACACTGGAGCTGAACAACTGAGACTCAGTCTCAAAGCAAAAATCCTACGTTAAGCACCTTTAAAGGtggatgtcctggtttgggccaggagaaaGTTAAATTTCTGTCCtgtcattttgctttcagctaagtcccttgtaagtagttgcactgGCTGAAATTGACAGCAAGTtgctcagtcagtgtctgcttctaggactggtaatgctcaatgtttatagttacagccagagaatggtctgcagaaccaaggccactcCTCATTTCCGAGGtctagaaagagaaagggagtgaaAGGGTCACACCAGCAATCCTCCTctagggaggagcagacaagacaggtgaccaaaaatGATCAAAGGGAGTATTCCATCCCGCACGCATCATACTTGGTGTGAATTTcagggatcacaagggtcaagaCCCTTCTTCTTCACTCTTCCTTCTGgccttcttcacctgtccctgtttgctttggcatcctgggaggattccttctgttcatctgcctgtggtcctgatccgtgtcagcctgaatctgtgttcctgcttccagctcctgactgctgctgactccaggagtccagcttggactttcccagggctgccctgcagtcTCAGTGCTGACATGTtactgggggaaggagggaggaaccTGGTATCGTTTTTCTGTACATTtctatatatttaattatttttccttttttatcattaatattttcattaaagctgtgtagtttagtttccagcccataagtctctctcccttattctctctcctctttaTCAGACaccatctgtcatttggttaattgccgGCCCAGAATTAAAATGTGGGAGTGGAGAAGCACAGAGCTTGCTGCACATCCTGCACCTAGGGTCTGGCTCTGGGACAGGAAAAGCCCTGGGCTAAGAGCCAGCAAAAACTTCCCCCCCATTCAGATCAGAAGGAAacctgcagcacagggcaggagcCTTTCTATACCAGTGCTGCAGAGTGAGCTCCAACAGTGGTGGCAGTCAGTGTGCAGTGCAAAATAGGGAGGGAGGAAGCTGAAAGTCTGAGAACAAACAGGAAAGCTAAAGTACAGCTAAAGCCACATGCTCAGGCGAGGCAGGGAAGAGAGTGTACGATGCAGGCAGCACAAAGGTGAAGAACAGAGACCATAGCaggagaagcaaagagaaaagtcATGCTGGGAGAATTAATCCAAGGCAAGTGGAAAAAGGGAGAGACTCAGTAATAAGCAGGGAGGCAAAGCCAAAAGCAAGACAGGAAATAAATTACTCTAAGTGGAGAATGGAGGTGCTCAGAAGTGGAGAGCAGCAAAGTAGTACAGCTTGGAAGCCACCTACTTGAGTCCTCAACATGAGAGGAAAGAAGGCCCCATCTTCCCTGTTCAGCCCTTCCACCTCCTGAAACTCAGATTTATTACAGCCCACAGTAATTTCATGGGATCATCATCAAAGCAAGCTGACACATGAAACTGGAGCAGTAGGCTGAGGTGAAGAGGGTGTAGAAACCATCTTATTTGGGCCTATATGGCAAGTTTAAAATAGACCccttcttttgttgttttctggaACAGAGGAGGAAGAACAGTTTGGCTTAttaaattttccatttgctgtAAATTTTTCAGTTAGGAAGAGCTGCCAATTTGGtttgataaaaagaaaaacccaaacaattttcattaaaactcAAGAATATTGGAAAAATGCTAATACTAGCAATGttttcagaaggaagaaaatttccAGCAGCTAGTTTTGACCATCCCGCATATGAAATAAACTAATCTCTTTCCTTGCAagttctttgatttttttttgttgttgcttggGGGTTGTGCCTCACGTGCTGGGCTACAGAAAGAGATTTGTAGCTCTTCAGCAACATGGCAAAAAGAAAGCGTCTCCTCATCTCTGTCACAGAACTCTGTCTTCACTTACCTGAACCATGGCTTTCCAAAGGCAACTGTCTCCATTCTTCACCAAAAATGACAGATCATTTCCCACTCCTCTGACTGACTTCTGAACCAGGCTGTGGATAAGGTTTGCAAACCTTATCAGTTCAAGACCAGAATTTAGGTAGAGCTAGAGTAGAAATATACTTTCCAGTCCAGAAAATGCCTTCAAAGTTTAAAGCCTCTCTTACtttagtaaaataaaacatgaaaaaagctTATCAAGCACCAATTAAAATGATGCTGTGAGAGGCAAGAAGCTCAGAGTGAGGTCTTTGATGAAGACATGAGATGTCACGTCTGAATTAACACCTGACTACGTTTTTTCTGTCATCCTTTGACCCACCCTGGAATAAGAATCTTACCTGGAGTTCAGGGGAACTAATGCCTCAATACATGTGGGGAGAACTGTGCTGCTTTCATCACATGGAAACTCTCATGAATACATTTCACCTGTGAGCCTCTCACATCACATGCAAGATTATTGCTTCATTATTCACAGAGGGTATATTTTGTTGTCAGTCATACCAGAAGCAGTACTGTGATTTCAGCTGAAGTGATGTGGTTTTAAACTGATTGAGTGGTACCTCATGAACAGCTCTCCAGCACCACTAAGTTCAGCAAAGATAACAATCTGTCcttaaacaaaacaagacaaagagTTTATTATGATTCTTACTTATACGGCCTGACAGGTTTTCCACATTGTCAAAAACAACAACACTTCAACCTTATAGAAAGGAGAAACTTAAATGTTTCTTCCCAGGTAAGACAAGGTAAGTCTTAATATCAAATCCAAAACAGAGATTTGCTAAGACTAATTTCCATGCAGAAAGCATACTGCTTCAGTGCATAACATTTTCAGCATAACCAAAGCAACAGAGCCTGCTTCTCATGGCATGCTGTTGTCTTCATAGTAACACAACCAAGATGTGCTGCAGCAAACTGCAAAGGAGCCTTTGCAAACAGGCACTGCCAACTGAGAAACCCATAAAAGCAACAGTACCTAGAGGCCAGTGAATTGCTCACTCCTGAAGCTCTTCCTATGCAGCAGTAATTCTGCTAGTAGATGGATTTCTTTaatgcaaaacagaaatttctgaTTTCTGGACTCAACTGACTGCTCCCTCACCCTTAAAACACTCAGAAACAACCTCATGTGATATGCTGAAGTAACTGGATTAAATGCTTGCAGGCAGGGACTGTTGTCTTGTTCCTAAAATACACATGCTCACACAGAGGATGAAGCATTCCTGCCTCCTGCCGAGTGTGTAGCAAACTGATCTAGGTCTGTGCTAATTCACAAGGGAGATAATTAATCTGGTGATGACAGTCTCAGGAGAGGAAGCACTAGGCCACGGGTGCCAAAGATGAGCTTGCAGAGTGAGATGTACACTTCATTAAGGCACTTAAGTGATTACAGCAATGATTAACCCAATGATTACAGCAATCTCTATTTCGGTGATCAAAGGAGAAGGCCAAGATCCCACGCAGCAAGTTCTCCCGTGTCTGTTTTCACAACCAGTCCtgtcttttctgaaaagcagggGACAAGAACAGGGCTCActgtttctgcagcagagcctgCAAAGACAGTCAGCAAGCATCAGCCACATGGCAATGGTGGGGACCAGAGAGTCAGCAATCCTAATGCTTGCAGTCAAGGCGGCAGGGATATcttgggagagaaaagggaaagataaaaagaagCAATGAGCCATAACTACAACCAGGTGGAGGGAACGTTCCACCCTGCCTTCCACAAGGGCCCAGAATTACCACTTACTTTCTTTGGAACCTGACAACAGGATCATCCAACAGGTCTGTGAAATCCagcttcttccccttctctaTGACATCACGGTGCTTGCGCACAAACAGCCAACCAATGTGGGAGAAGAAGAAGCCACGGCGGGCATTGTGTGGGTCCGCATCTGTCTCTGAGTACTTGTGGTGCACACGGTGGTCTCGACTCCACTCGTAGATGTCATTCTGCACAGAAAGCATGGTGGGGTGAGAGGAGAGAGACCAGGTGCTGCACCAGCAGtaccacctccagctccttccccagatGGTAGCAGCAACAAGCCCCTCTCTGATGTTCCTCTAAAAGGGTTATTGGCTACAGATATCCTGAGGGACACCACATttgcagccagccagcccaTCACACTGCTCCTGCCAGTGCCCACAGAGAATGGACAGATAGGACATGTTCCAGGTGTGCTGATGTTAGCTGgagaagtttattttcttcagagtaGCTAGTATGGGGTTATGTTGGCAAATGTCATGCCAgtccacaaaaagggctggaaggaggactcgggaaactacaggcctgtcagcctgacctcagtgcctggcaaggttatggagcagatcatcctgggggcaatcacacagcacctgcaggatgggcaagggattagatccagccagcacgggtttaggaagggcaggtcctgtctgaccaacctgatctccttttatgatcaggtgacccgcctggtggatgaggggaaggctgtggatgtggtctacctgaACTTAAGcaaggcatttgacaccatctcccacagcattctcctgaaaaagctgtcggcccacagcttggacaggggcactctgtgctgggttaggaactggctggagggctgggcccagagagtggtggtgaacagGGCTGCATTCAGttggcggccgtggtgtcccccagggatcagtgttgggcccagttctgtttaatatctttatccatgatttagatgaggggattgagtccatcatcagccaattcacagatgacactaagctggggaTGAGTGTTGATCAtttggaaggcaggagggctctgcagagggacctggacagactggagagttgggctgattccaatgggatgaggttcaacaaggccaagtgccgggtcctgcactttggccacaacaaccccatgcagcgctacaggctgggcacagagtggctgagagcagccaggcagaaagggacctgggagtctggactgacaggaagctgaacatgagccagcagtgtgcccaggtagctaagaaggccaatggcatcctggcctggctcaggaacagcgtcaccagcaggtccagggaagggattctgcccctgtactcagcactggtgaggccacaccttgagtactgtgtccagttccgGGCCCgtcagttcaggaaggatattgtggtcctggagcgggtccaaaggagggcaaccaggctggtgaagggactccagcacaagtcctatgaggtgaggctgagggaactggggctgttcagcctggagaagagtaggctcaggggagacctcatcactctctacaactacctgaaaggaggttgtagccaggtggggttggtctcttttcccaggcaactatcagcaagacaacagggcatggtctcaagttgtgccaggggaggtttaggttggatactagtaagaatttctttacggagaggctgatcaaacactggaatgggctgcccagggaagaggtggattctctgtccctgaagatatttaaaaagagactggatgtagcacttagtgccatggtctgggaactgcagcggtagtggatcaggggttggacttgatgatctcagaggtcccttccaacccatacg is part of the Heliangelus exortis chromosome 10, bHelExo1.hap1, whole genome shotgun sequence genome and harbors:
- the SCD5 gene encoding stearoyl-CoA desaturase 5 isoform X1, coding for MAGSRRAASDEAGTVGSGQPIVWRNVVLMGLLHLSAVYALSLVPRAQLLTLLWAYFCFLMTALGVTAGAHRLWSHRSYKAKLPLRIFLAAANSMAFQNDIYEWSRDHRVHHKYSETDADPHNARRGFFFSHIGWLFVRKHRDVIEKGKKLDFTDLLDDPVVRFQRKYYKSSVVLMCFVIPTFVPWYLWGESLWNAYFLASILRYTISLNVTWLVNSAAHMYGNRPYDKYINPRQNTFVTLGAIGEGFHNYHHTFPFDYSASELGLKFNPTTWFIDFMFWLGLVTDRKQAPKEMIQARKERTGDGSA
- the SCD5 gene encoding stearoyl-CoA desaturase 5 isoform X2; translation: MTALGVTAGAHRLWSHRSYKAKLPLRIFLAAANSMAFQNDIYEWSRDHRVHHKYSETDADPHNARRGFFFSHIGWLFVRKHRDVIEKGKKLDFTDLLDDPVVRFQRKYYKSSVVLMCFVIPTFVPWYLWGESLWNAYFLASILRYTISLNVTWLVNSAAHMYGNRPYDKYINPRQNTFVTLGAIGEGFHNYHHTFPFDYSASELGLKFNPTTWFIDFMFWLGLVTDRKQAPKEMIQARKERTGDGSA